CGACCCTGCCGATGATTTTGCGTATTGGGAGGAACAACACGAAAAACTCATGCAGGTGGAGAACCTGCCCGAAGAGGAAAAAGATGGGGCGCTCCGAGGTATTCTCCGAGACATCGTCAGCCGCTACAGCAACGAGATCGCTGGTAATTTCATCCATTCACATTACAACGTGACCCGGACTTTGGTGACGATTGGTTTTAGCCGATTGCTCAATGCTGCACGTGTCAAAGGCCCTTGGTCTATTTTTAGCAATCAGCTGGACTTGGATGACAAGATTCATATCAAGGGACGCACGGATGAACTGCGCAAGTTGGCTAAAATTGGCACTGTCGTGATGGTGCCGACCCACTATAGCAACATGGATTCGGTGTTGATTGGTTGGGTGATCCAGCATTTGGGCCTACCGCCATTCATCTATGGAGCGGGACTCAATCTCTTCAATCTCAAAATATTCGCCTACTTCATGAACAGTGTGGGGGCATACAAAGTCGATCGACGAAAGAAAAATCCACTGTACCTGGAGACGCTCAAGTCCTACTCGACCATCGCGATTCGCGAAGGCTGCCACAGTTTGTTTTTCCCTGGAGGGACGCGTTCGCGCAGTGGCAAGATCGAGAAGCAATTGAAACTAGGTCTGCTTGGTACCGCTATTGAGGCACAGCGCCAAGTGTTTCAGTCCGAGGAGGACGATCAAAACAAAGTGTTTATCGTGCCCGTCACGATCAATTACCACTTTGTGCTCGAAGCTCCTAGTTTGATCAATGATTACCTCAAACGCAAAGGGCAGCAGCGATACTATGAGGAAAACGACGAATACACGACCTCCTACAAGATCTCTAAGTTTTTGCTCAAGTTCTTTACCAAAGGGTCGGATATCTCTGTGTCGATAGGTGATGCGCTCGATGTACTGGGCAACCGTGTCGATACCAAAGGAAATAGCTTGGACAAAAATGGTCAGGTGATTGATATCAAGGATTATTTCAAGTCCAATGGGGAGGTCACCGAAAACCATCAGCGTGAACAAGAATACAATCGCATACTAGGGAGGCAGATTGTCAAAGAGTTTCACAAACACAACCGGGTGTTTTCTAGTCACATGGTGGCGTATGTAGCGTTTCGTATGTTGGGGAGAATACACAAGCACTTGGACCTCTATGGCTTATTGAGACTGCAAGACGAAGATTTGATCATTCCCTACGAGGACTTCAAAAAACAGTTCGTCGTAGTGCTCAATGCGCTCAAAAAATTGCAAAAGCAACAAGAAGTGGGCTTGGCAGATCATTTGTTTATGGACGTGGATGAGGTGATCACCCATGGTTTGAAAAACGTCGGGATGTATCATGCCTCGCTCCCAGTGGTCAAAAACAAAAAAGGGAACATTGAAGTGCAGAGCATGAATCTGCTCTATTTTTACCACAACAAACTCTTAGGCTATGAGCTCGAAAACCTCTTCTAAGAAACTGGTAGGAGTCATCGGGGCGGGTAGTTTTGGTACTGCCATCGCCAATATCCTTGCGGAAAAGAGCAATGTATTGCTCTATGTACGGGATGAAAACAAAGCCAAAGAGATCGCTACCACGAGAGTGAGCTCCTCGCAAAAGATAGAAGAGAACATAGAAATCACCACCAATCTCGCCGATATCGGCAATCGCTGTGAGATTATATTTCCCATTGTGCCTTCGGCTAATTTTCGAACCATGATTCGAAAGTTGGCTCCATACCTCAAACCGTATCACGTATTGATCCATGGCACCAAAGGATTGGACCTAAACATACCCGAGGGAGAAGTACTCAGCAAGGAAAATCCGCTGTCTCGCAAATACGTGCGAACTATGAGTGAGGTCATACTCGAAGAGACCTCTGTACTGCGGGTGGGGTGTCTGGCGGGGCCTAACTTGGCCAGGGAAATTCAAGAACGACAACCGGCTGCTACTGTCGTCGCGAGCCACTTCGAAGAAGTGATTGATGAGGGACAGAAGTTGCTCAAAAACGACCGGTTCATGGTCTATGGGAGCAATGACCTGATTGGAATCGAATTTTGTGGCGTGCTCAAAAACATCATTGCGATCGGTTCTGGTGCCGTCAGTGGCATGGGCCTGGGAGAAAATACGCGTTCACTGCTCATCAGTCGTGGCATGGTAGAGATGATCCACATCGGCAATGCCCTAGGAGGCAATACCAAGGCTTTCATTGGGCTGGCGGGCGTGGGAGATTTGATTGCGACCTGTAGTTCTAGCTTGAGTAGAAACTATACGGTAGGCTATCGATTGGCCAAAGGAGAGACCATCGATGAGATCAAAGCCTCGATGGAAGAGGTCGCCGAAGGTATCAATACGACGATCATCATCAAGCAATTGGCCGACAGCCTCAATATTCGAGTGCCCATCACAGAGACCCTGCACAAAATCATCCACGGCAAGATGACAATGGCCGAATCACACACCTACTTTATGAAGTTTCCGTTTCGTGCGGAGATTGATTTTATTTGAGTCGTAGCGTCTGCTAGGTGTGGTGTGGCGTAGGATTATCTGATCGACAGGGCTGTATAGCAACTGCTATTGCTCAAATAGCGAGATATCATGAGTACCCTTCGAATAAGTACAATTGGTAAATAATGCCTGATTGGCCAACAACTATAGAAGATATATTACAAATAGTAGACCGTACTAAGATGAGAAAACTTGTTATTTTATTTGTGTGCTTTATTTTGGTTGTAAGTTGTGATTCTGAGAGTGCTTTAGAAAGTGACTCTCAAGCTACAGGCCCTGATTCAACGTTCGAATTTTCTTTCAGAAACAAGGAAGAAGCAGATTTATTGAATCCTAATACTGATGGATATTATTCTCATGAGCAGGTCAGAGTTTATTTGGACCCAGAAAGGTCACAGGATATTACTACACAATTTACAGGGGATAGGGACTTTGTTATACCTCCAGAAACATCAGGTTCACAATGGTACTGGGTTTATCTTGACGCAAGTTTGAATGGGAATGTTGGAGATGTTAGTTACTACCTTCAATTAAGTGCCATCGATGTTGATACTATAGTTGCTAAAACAAGAGAGCGAAACGCTTGGCCTGAAATTTATTATTTGGAATACAATGGGGTAATTCTCTTTGATGATTTAGAGAGTAAAAGGTTGTGGGACGGTGTTATTTACAAATAGAGGAGAGCGTAGCAATCCCTTCTCAAAAGTGCCGTTTAGGACGCCTGGAGAGGGTTTTTATCCTTCTTTTTGAAACACGTGTGTTTGATCGATCAAACACACGTGTTTCGAGCGCCAAACACACGTGCTTCGACGGTCAAACACACGTGTTTGTTTTGACGAGTACTTGTAGTCGGTTCATCCGCAACTTTTAGCTCTCAATGTTGATCTCTTTGCTCTTCCCTTAGTGCCCACCAAGACCAAAGGATTGGTCGGTATTTTGGGGGCTACAAATCAACATTCGACATTGAACATTCGGTATTCATTATTCAAATGATAGGAACTATGAATCTTGAATAATGAAGTGCTCTCCCTGTGTTTGGTTCGAGTCCCCTCACGAAACTCTGCCTCTAATGCGAATATTTTTCGCTTGGAATATCAATATTTATACTTGAATAAATTACTTTCACGGTATGCAAGAGCGAACACAGCCCTCTTGCTTTAGAATCAACCATAACCAACCAAAATCAACCACCTAACCATCCCATTCTCTACTACCAAACATTTTCATTTTCAACCACAATAAACACTAGGATTATGCGCCTTACTCAAAATTTTTATGAACTCATGACAAAGACCTCTCAACTCCTGCTGCTCGCTATCATGACTACTCTCATGGTCGCCTGTGGCGGTGATGACGATAGCGATGGAGACGATGTAGTCCCTTCGTGTGACGACTTCTCAGCCAGCGCAGTACGTACAGCTGCCAATGAAATCCAACTGACCATCACTGAGGGATCAGCTCCCTATGCCTACACCGTCACCTACCAGGGAGGGGCGACTCAGGACGGAGAGACCAGCCAATCACCCGTCACCATCGCTCTCACAGAGACCGCAGAGGCACAATCCATCACCGTCACCGACGAGACAGACTGCAGCGCGACCGCTGAGCTAGCCGCCTGTGCACTCACCGCTACTGCAGTAGCTTCGGACGGGGAGATCACACTCACTGTAGCAGAGGGTACCACTCCCTACACCTATGTGATCACCTATGCAGGAGGCAGCACACAGGAGGGACAGTTCACAGACGAGAGCGCGACGATCACTGCGGATCAGTCCGAAGACGCCACCCTCGTACTCACCGATGCAGACTTCTGTACCACAGAGACTACAGTGAGCGCAGACGACTTGACGTCCCTACTCGATACCCGAGACGGACAGAGATACCAAATCGTCACCATCGGCACACAGACCTGGCTCGCAGAAAACTTCAACTACGACTACACCGGATCGCTATGCTACGATGACGATGCAGCCAATTGTGAGGAATACGGCAAACTATACACTTGGGCAATGGTAATAGAAGATGATTTCGCCCCAGAGGGATGGAGGGTTTGCACTAAAATCGATGTAGAAACCTTAGAGACTGAAATTGGGGCTAACCCAGGTGAAAAGCTGAACCCAGGAGGTACAAGTGGCTTTAATGCAGTTCAGGGGGGAGCATATTATGAAGAATTATTTCTAGGAAAAGATACTGATGCCTATCATTGGACAATCACAGAAATTGATGAGTTAGAGGCCAATTACTTTAATATACAGGCAGATAATGACGTGCTTTTTGATAGAAAACTGAATAAAGAAGCCTACATGTCCACCCGGTTAGTGAAGGAATAGTTATAAAATTAAGTTCAGCTATGGTCGAGGTAAATTCTGAGAGAAGAAATACTGTTTACAATAGATATTATTCTAATATGTAGTTTTCAATTGTTAACGATTGCAAATTTATTTGCTAACGCCCCTGTTTTCGATGGAACTACAAGTTCACAAAGTATAGGGTCTGATAATATTGATCCTTACACAACGACCATAGTTGTTCAATTTGACCAAGTTATAGAAGAGCAAGCTGTCGCTAATGTTTCAATACCCCAATCATCCTCGTCACAGACGAGGATGCTGTAGTAGAGCATTTGCAATGCGTTCAAAAGCAGGGGGAAGGAGATAAATACACAAGCAATATACTTTCTGATATTTACTGTGGTGGATATGGATTGGTCGGTATTTTGGGGGCTACAAATCAACATTGGACATTCGGTATTCATTATTCAAATGATAGGAGCTATGAATCTTGAATAATGAAGTGCTCTCCCCTCTGGTCTGAGTGTCGACTAAGATCAGAGTTTTTCCCGTAAGCCTTACCCTCAAATCAGGCTACCTTTTCCATCGCTTCTATCCGCTGCTGTAGGCTGGGGTGCGAGTAGTTCACGAAGACATAGGCTGGGTGTGGAGTCAGGTTGCCTAGATTGGTAGCGGTGAGCTTTTTGAGGGCGCTGATGAGTGGTTGACGGTCGTAGGTGCGTACGGCATATTCGTCTGCTTCGTACTCATTTTTTCTACTCAGTAGATTCATCAAGATACCGATGACGGTTGAGACTGGCGAGAACAGCATGCCGAATGCCAGTACGTTGATGTGCATGCTGGTGGAGTTGGCTCCTAGCGCCCAGGACACTTCGGAGCTAGAGATCATCAGCGAGAGCAACCATAGCATGAAACCAATTTGAGCCACACTCAGGATCATAGACCAGACGATGTGTTTCTTCTTGTAGTGCCCTACTTCGTGGGCGAGTACGGCGACTAGTTCTTCTTCGCTGTGTTGATCGATGAGTGTGTCGTAGAGGACTACTTTTTTCTTTTTGCCTAGCCCGCTAAAGAACGCATTGGCTTTGGAGGAGCGTTTGGAGCCATCGATCACAAAGATGCTGTTGAGTGAAAAACCAACTTTTTGGCTGTAGTCGGTGATGGCGTCTCTGAGGCTTCCTTCACCCAGGGGTGTGAGCTTGTTGAATAGCGGGATGATCAGAGAAGTGTAAAACATGTTGAGGAATACCATCAGTATGGCTGCCACGAGCCAGAAATAGAGCCAGAACGTCTGTGGGAATAGCGCGACGAGCGCAATGAAGATGCTGACAATCAGTCCGCCGATGAGGACAGTCATGAGCCAGCTTTTGAGTTTGTCTAGGACGAAAGTTTTGGGCGTGGTTTTGTTGAAACCGAATTTTTGTTCGATCACGAAGGTGCCGTACAGGTCAAAAGGGATGCTCATCAAGTCAGAGACAAAGTACAAAATGCCAAAGAAGTAGAGTGAAGCGAGGTATTCTACGGGAGCGATGGCACGTACTTGTGCATCGAGCCATCCGAAGACACCAAACCAGAGTAGTGCCAGCATGACCACAAAACTCACAGTAGAGCTGAGCAAGGAGAAGTTGAAGACGGCCGTTTGGTAGCGTTGCGATTCTTGGTATTTCTGTTTGTCGTAGATGCCTTCGAGTGCTGTAGGGATAGGTTGTTTTCTGCTGCGGTTGTTGAGGATGCCAAGGGTCTTGGCAAACACAAAGTCAAAAAGGGTGATGCCAAGGATGAGGTAGAGTATCGTGTCGCTGTTCATACGGAGTGATTTGGTACAAAAGTAAAGAAAGAACGGCAGCTAGTGCTTCCTTTCTCCATCGAGCAGTACCCAAGCGTTGTGTCCGAGGTAGTCCCAGGGGACATGAGCTAGGTCTACGCTAGGGTCAATCAGTGTTTTGTAGGGGCCTTGGTTGATGCGCAAACGACTCTTTTGGCAGTAGACCTGTGGGTCCGAGACTCCTTTGGCGAGGTATTCTTGGTGTAGAAACTGGGCAAATTGCCAAGCAAAATCAGGGTGAGCGGAGACCTTGTGGGATTGTTTGCTCGTGAGATAGTCCTTTTTTCTGACACTAAACTCTTGGCCTGTTTGGCTATCGACGACCTTGAAAGATGCCGATCCTGAACGTGAACGCAGCATCATGCGCCAGCTCAGTCGGTGGCCTTCTTCTGTCCAGAGTACATCTCCCTCGATCCAGTGATGACGTAGGGGGAGATAAATTTGCCAGGCAAAGTATGCGGTGAAGAGGTAGAGTACCCAAGAGGGGGTAGATACTTGGGAGGGCTGTTTGTCGGGGCCTTTCTTGAAAAAGAACTTTCGTATCTGATCCGGCTCGAAAAAGAAGATCGCCAATGCCACCATCATGTAAGGGAAGATGCCGATTTGGAAAATAACCGAGTTGAAGAGGTTGAAACCAATCAGTGCGGCAAATGCAATTTTTCGTGTACGCTTCCACAGCAGCAACGGGCTGATCAGTCCGTCAAAGACAATGCCTGAGTAGGTGATGAGGTATTGAAACCAAGGCGTGACGAGTAGGTCCCCGATGATGGGATAACTGGCCTTGCTGGCAAACTTGTACTGGATGAAGTCTCCCGAGATCCAGCTGTCGGAGAGTTTGGCCACAGAGGCAAAAGTAAACACGATGAAAACTTGTAGAACGAAGAAAAGTCGGTACCAGTTGGGCATGTATTCTTGGACGATCCCTGTGCGCTGGCTGTCCAGTGACAATCGGTACTGCGGGTTGATCATCGCCATGAACCAACATAGAAGCACGGCGAAATAGTAGTGGTTGTTGTAGCTGGTCTTCTGCATGAAGTAGCATCCAGACCAGAGAAGGGCCAAAACCAGTGAGCTCCAACGGTAGCGGTATCCAGCTGCGACCATCAAGCTTGCTACACCCATGACCACATAGTAGTAGTACATCCCATGACCCGGAAGGGGGGAGAGCCAGTTTGTCCAGATGAAAGGGAAGTGCATCGAAGGCTCAATGAAGACTCGACCGACCCAGCCAGTAGCGATCGCTCCGAAGGATTCGACGGCCATCAGTAGTCCAAACAGGACTCTGAATACGACGATGGGGCTGTTGTCAATGGGTTTGAAAAACTCGTTGCGGAGTGGGGTTGGCATGGAGGTCTAAAACATGTAGGGCACCGGGCATTTGAGTTCGCGAACGTCACGCGAGGGTTTGCGGGGGTCTCCCAATTTGAAGGTGTAAGTGATCGATACTTCGTGTGCTCCACCGCTATTGATTCCGAGACTGGAAAGAGTGTAGTCAAAGCTATAGCCAAAGGTGACTTTCTTTTGGGTGACGCCAAACATGAAAATGAGCGATTCAGAATTGCTGCCACTTCCTTTGGGGGTCTTGAGTGGAATCCCACGGTACCACATTCCGAAAATCACCGGTTGTAGTGTGAAGTACATGCCTAGATCCAGTTGGTCAAATTCCCCTTGATTGCGATAGTTGAAGGTTGGAGAGATACTTCTTTCCATGCCTTTGGCTGTTTCTCCTTTTTTGTAGGGGGTATTGAGGGGGATTTTGTATCCGCCATGGATGGATAGTTTGCGTGGCAGAGGGCTGCCATTGCCGATGAAGGATTGGTCTGGTTCGCGGAGGTGATGCATCGCTGCACCGAGCCAGATACGCTTGGAGTAGACGAGCCCGCCTAAGGCCAAGTCGAAGTATCGGATTTTTCCAGAACTGTCAAATTGTTCGGCAGTAGGGTTTCCATTGGGGCCGTTGGAGTCGATTTGATCACCAAAGGTGAGGCGGTTAAAGTTGAGGTCTCTAAAAGTGTAGGATGCTTCGATCGCAGGGCGAAACGTCCATTTGTAATTGACGTCCACTTGGTAGGCATACTGTAGCGCGATTTCGGTTGATGTGAGGCCTGCGATTCCTTCTTTGTCAGAAGTGATCAACAGCCCCACACTGCTGTTTTTTTCGTCGAAATTGTTGTCCGCATAAGCCGAAAAGGTCTCGAAGCTAGCATCGATAGAAGGCCACTGACTCCGGTAGTTGAGTCCTGCCCGACCTTGCTGGTTGATTCCTGCCAAAGCGGGGTTGAGGTACAGTGGAGCCGCATAGTATTGTGAAAACTGCGGATCTTGCCCATACGAATCCTCTGGAATGAATAGCGCTACGACGAAGAGCAAAAAGAAGATTTTTTTCAACATTGAAAATTGTTATTCGAGACTACACCTGCTTTAATAGAATCGATGCAAAATAGAAAATATTGCAGCAATAAAGAAAGGTTTTATTTTTTGTTGACATCTATGGTATAGAAATGTCTTTTTTTCTCGTTACTTCAAGGAATTGCCTTATTTTTAGGCGGAATTTGATTATTTAAACATTTGAATTCATTCGCATTTTGAGACCGGTGATGATAGAAACGTTTGTACAAAGAATGGGACGCGTGTGTTACGGATTGTTCGTGATTTCCCTGTGCTTATGTGCAGGCTCCATTTCTGCCCAAAACCAAAATTATTCGGAGTACAACTGGTTCTTTGGCAATTCTGTTACTTCCATGACTTTCAACAAGTCAGATGCCCGAGCACAGTTGGATCAGGTACAGGTCACACCTTATGGGATTGGTGGAGGAGCGGTGATTTCGAATCCAGTGACTGGAGACCTACTCTTTTATACCGATGGAGAGCGGATCTATGATGCCAATCACGACCCACTGCCAGGCAACCCCTTGTTGAATGGAACTCCTTCGATCAATCGGTCAGCGGTGGTTTTTCCTCTGCCGTATTCTACTGGACAGTATTATGTCTTTACCAATTCGGGTGCCGCAGGAGTGAGCGAAATTCAATACACGATTGTTGATCGTACGATGACCGGCAATGCCCTAGCTGGGGAGCCTACTCTCGGAGATGTGGCCTCTCTCAACAACCCGACAGGGTTGGTAGATCCCTCTGAGGCCATGGCGATCATCAAGCAAGATTTGGACAACTACTGGCTGATCTCACAAAACAGTGCCACACTAGCCTATCAAGTTACGTCCCTCAATAGCACAACCGGAGTGGGGACAACCACCTCCTTTGCAATTGGCTCGGTCACCAACCCCGCGTACGAAGCAGCGAGTTTTGCCTATGATTCCATTCATGGGCGTCTGGCCATTGCTCCTAGAGCTTCCAATCGCAACGTGTACGTTTTTGATTTTGATGTGGTGACTGGCACCATGAGCTTCAATCGCTCGATTCTCAATACAGGAAATAGTGATGGAGCAGGTGAGGCCGTCTATGATGTGGCGTGGTCTCCGAGTGGTGATCAATTGTATATTTCACGTTTTGGAGGAGCTGGTGAATTTGGTGATTTGTATCAGTTTGACTTCAATGACCCAATAGAAACGGTCAATTCGATATTGTTTCAACCGGTATTTCGTAGCTATGGTATACAGCTCGCTCCAGATCAGAATATTTACCACCTCTATCAGCAGACGAGTAGCGATGCGATAGAACTCGGGCGAATCACCGAAGCAGACAGTACCTATCATGCAGACAGTGCCTTTTTCAACGTGGGCTATGACAGTTTGGCTTTTGACCCGTCAGGGATCAATGGATGGCAGTTTCCAACTTTTGCTGCGCCACATTTCGAAAGTTTCGATTCTGTGGGCTTTGTGTTTATGGATACCTGTACACGCCAAAGCACTAAGTTCTTTTCGGTTGTCCAACCGACTCCTGAGAGCTACCGTTGGGATTTTGGGACGGGAGATTCATTGAGAGGGCCTGCACCGGTGTATACCTTTGATATGGCGGGGACTTACGCTGTCTCCTTGACCGTGACGCTCAACGGCATAGAGGAGACATATACACGGATGGTGACCATCAACGAAAACGACATGACCATCGATCTAGGGATGGATACGGTACGCTGCCCGGGAGAGGTGTTTACATATGATGCGGGCGATGGGGGCATTAGTTATGCTTGGAATACCGGTGAAACAACGCAAAGCATCGACGTAGATACGACTGGGGTGTTTTCGGTAGCGGTGGAGACGGCAGCAGGCTGCCTCAACTATGGCTATGTGCAAGTGGTGACATACGAGGACGCTTCGCAGTTTAGAAATCAATGGTACTTCGGAGAGATGGCAGGTATCGACTTCAATGATCCCGCAGGTACCTCGGCTATCACGGATGCCAACCTTATCAATTCTCCGCAAGGGGCCTCATCAGTCTCTGATCTCAACGGAGAACTACTCTTCTATACCGACGGGGTGACCGTGTGGAACAAAGAACATCAAGTCATGCTCAATGGAGACAATATAGGTGGAGACAATACTTCGATGCAGGGCGTGATGATCATGCCTCTGCCTGGGGATACGACGACTTTTTACATTTTCACCAGTGATCCTGTGTATGGGGACAATACCTACGACATGCGTTATACAGTGGTCGATATGCGGAGAGATTTGATGCGTGGAGCTGTCGTACAAAAGAATATGCCATTTTTCACGAATAGTTCGGAGCGTATGACCGGACTGGGCTTGGGACAAAACATGTCCTGGTTGATCACGCACGAGTATGGCAACAATCAGTTTCGGTCGTATCGTCTGTTGCCTAGCGGAATAGGCGAACCGATCACGTCCTCGGCAGGGAGTGTGCTGCGTTTTGACGAGGAGAAGAATGCCACAGCGGAATTGCAAGTCGCTCAGTCGGGCAACTATATTGCCATGGCCGTCCAAGAAACAACCGAGAATTTCATCGAACTCTTCGAAATCGATAGTCTGACAGGAGGGGTCGAGCAGATTGCTAAAATAGACATTGAAGAGCCTGTGCCTGCGCTGATTTACGGCGTAGAGTTTTCGTCTGGGACAGAGCGACTCTACGTGAGTACCAATTCGAATGGTTCGAAACTCTTGCAGTACGATCTGGACAGCATCCAGGCCCCGACTGCTGAGGCGGATATCATGGCGAGCAAATTTGAGCTGGGAGCGAATGCTACGCTGCAATATGGGGCGCTTCAGACGGGGGCAGATGGAATCATCTATTTGGCGATTGATGGACAAACAGCCGTAGGTACGATCAATAGTCCAGCTGCGGATGATATGAGTGCAGGCTTTGTGGAGGATGGTTTTGATTTGGAGGGACGAACCAGTCGTTTGGGTTTGCCCAACTTTGCGCAGACAGTTCCACTGGTAGCGATGGAGCCTGGGATTGCCTATACCAATGCTTGTCTCGGTCAGGAGACGGTGTTTGATGGGACGGGGACATCCATTATTGATACCTATTTGTGGACTTTTGATGACGGCACTTTGGCAGATGTAGAAGATACGGTACATACCTACAATTTGGCAGATACCTACAACGTGACTTTGCAAGTTGTCAATCGCTGTGGTTTGGATACGACGTTTACAGCGGCGGTTCCTGTTTTTGCTATTCCAAGTGCACCTACCGTATTGGATGCGGCGACACTTTGCGAGGGGCCGGTGACATTGGCTGCATGGCCTAGAGATACAGCGGCGTTCACTTATACTTGGTCGACGGGAGAGACGACTCGTGAGATCACGGTAGATGAGGCGAGTTTTGTTTCGGTATTCATCACCGATACGACGGGGTGTCAGTCAGACCCTAGAGATTCTTTTGTGGATGACACGACTCCTATTGTCAATATTGGTCCTGACCAGTTGATATGTCAAGACGTGGTGTTTGGACCTTTGGATGCAGCCAACCCAGGCTCAGAGTACACTTGGACGCTCAATGGAGCACCTGTGGGCAACGGACTGAGTACACTGGATGTAGATACGAGTGTGCCAGGGACCTACGTGTATGAGGTAGAGGTTGTAGACTTGTTCAATTGTAGCACGGTGGATGACATAGAGCTGACGGTTCAGGCGGGACCGAGCTATTCTTATGGGACGGTTGCAACTACGGGGTGTGGTGCCACGGATGGAGCGATTCATATCGATATCACTGATGCAGGGAGTTTTACTTATAGTTTGGCGGGACCAGTTTCGATCCCATCGACCGCTATCGCAGGACCATCTGGAGATACACAGTTGTCCAATGCCCTAAGCGGAGGAGCCTATACCATCAATGTCACCAATACGGTCAGTGGCTGTGACAATCCTGAAGTGGCTACAGTCGCAGATGGAGGGACTTTTACACTGGGAGTCACACCAGTACCAGGGTGTCCAGGAGATGGAACCCTCGATGTGACTGTCAATGCACCTATTTCTGCGGGTGTAGATTATGAGCTTTTTGACCAAGCTGGGGTGTCTATTTTTGCTTCTACGGCGACTTTGGATGCGTTGAATCAATTTTCGATTACGAACCTAGATTCGGGAACCTACGCTTTGGTAGTGGAAGGTTTTGACGGAGTGAATACCTGTACGGGGACGTTGGATGATATCCAGTTGGACGGCAATGAGCGTGCGGACTTCCTCGTCGATGCGCAATATATCTGTGGGACTGAAGGTCAAATTGGGATTCTCCCAGTGACTGTCAATGCGGCAGACCCTATCCTATATACATGGACAGGTCCGAGTATAATAGGCTCTGCCCAAGGCGACTCTATCGTCGTAGCTACTGCGGGAAGTTATTTTGTGACTTCATCGGGGACTGGGTATTGTGATTATACCCAAGAAGTCGTCGTGACTCAAAATGCTCTGCCTACGGTAGCCATCAATGTCCAAGGCAATGAATGTGACGGTTCGCTGATCTTGCAGGCGGACATTACGAATACCCTAGTAGGGAATCCAGCCTATGAGTGGAGTACAGGTAGCCTAACCTCTCAGATCTCTGTCAGTGCGACGGACACCTACACGGTGACGGTACTGGATCAAGGTACGGGGTGTACGAGCAG
The DNA window shown above is from Reichenbachiella sp. 5M10 and carries:
- a CDS encoding 1-acyl-sn-glycerol-3-phosphate acyltransferase — encoded protein: MKSLGIKRKTKKKYKPILKNAKTWPVMQMAKKRKEFVQLVTEESYDNLLELRRGKSLREELEMTIFREKQRVKNNPWKVDPADDFAYWEEQHEKLMQVENLPEEEKDGALRGILRDIVSRYSNEIAGNFIHSHYNVTRTLVTIGFSRLLNAARVKGPWSIFSNQLDLDDKIHIKGRTDELRKLAKIGTVVMVPTHYSNMDSVLIGWVIQHLGLPPFIYGAGLNLFNLKIFAYFMNSVGAYKVDRRKKNPLYLETLKSYSTIAIREGCHSLFFPGGTRSRSGKIEKQLKLGLLGTAIEAQRQVFQSEEDDQNKVFIVPVTINYHFVLEAPSLINDYLKRKGQQRYYEENDEYTTSYKISKFLLKFFTKGSDISVSIGDALDVLGNRVDTKGNSLDKNGQVIDIKDYFKSNGEVTENHQREQEYNRILGRQIVKEFHKHNRVFSSHMVAYVAFRMLGRIHKHLDLYGLLRLQDEDLIIPYEDFKKQFVVVLNALKKLQKQQEVGLADHLFMDVDEVITHGLKNVGMYHASLPVVKNKKGNIEVQSMNLLYFYHNKLLGYELENLF
- a CDS encoding NAD(P)H-dependent glycerol-3-phosphate dehydrogenase, translated to MSSKTSSKKLVGVIGAGSFGTAIANILAEKSNVLLYVRDENKAKEIATTRVSSSQKIEENIEITTNLADIGNRCEIIFPIVPSANFRTMIRKLAPYLKPYHVLIHGTKGLDLNIPEGEVLSKENPLSRKYVRTMSEVILEETSVLRVGCLAGPNLAREIQERQPAATVVASHFEEVIDEGQKLLKNDRFMVYGSNDLIGIEFCGVLKNIIAIGSGAVSGMGLGENTRSLLISRGMVEMIHIGNALGGNTKAFIGLAGVGDLIATCSSSLSRNYTVGYRLAKGETIDEIKASMEEVAEGINTTIIIKQLADSLNIRVPITETLHKIIHGKMTMAESHTYFMKFPFRAEIDFI
- a CDS encoding FISUMP domain-containing protein, with amino-acid sequence MRLTQNFYELMTKTSQLLLLAIMTTLMVACGGDDDSDGDDVVPSCDDFSASAVRTAANEIQLTITEGSAPYAYTVTYQGGATQDGETSQSPVTIALTETAEAQSITVTDETDCSATAELAACALTATAVASDGEITLTVAEGTTPYTYVITYAGGSTQEGQFTDESATITADQSEDATLVLTDADFCTTETTVSADDLTSLLDTRDGQRYQIVTIGTQTWLAENFNYDYTGSLCYDDDAANCEEYGKLYTWAMVIEDDFAPEGWRVCTKIDVETLETEIGANPGEKLNPGGTSGFNAVQGGAYYEELFLGKDTDAYHWTITEIDELEANYFNIQADNDVLFDRKLNKEAYMSTRLVKE
- a CDS encoding M48 family metallopeptidase: MNSDTILYLILGITLFDFVFAKTLGILNNRSRKQPIPTALEGIYDKQKYQESQRYQTAVFNFSLLSSTVSFVVMLALLWFGVFGWLDAQVRAIAPVEYLASLYFFGILYFVSDLMSIPFDLYGTFVIEQKFGFNKTTPKTFVLDKLKSWLMTVLIGGLIVSIFIALVALFPQTFWLYFWLVAAILMVFLNMFYTSLIIPLFNKLTPLGEGSLRDAITDYSQKVGFSLNSIFVIDGSKRSSKANAFFSGLGKKKKVVLYDTLIDQHSEEELVAVLAHEVGHYKKKHIVWSMILSVAQIGFMLWLLSLMISSSEVSWALGANSTSMHINVLAFGMLFSPVSTVIGILMNLLSRKNEYEADEYAVRTYDRQPLISALKKLTATNLGNLTPHPAYVFVNYSHPSLQQRIEAMEKVA
- a CDS encoding HTTM domain-containing protein; amino-acid sequence: MPTPLRNEFFKPIDNSPIVVFRVLFGLLMAVESFGAIATGWVGRVFIEPSMHFPFIWTNWLSPLPGHGMYYYYVVMGVASLMVAAGYRYRWSSLVLALLWSGCYFMQKTSYNNHYYFAVLLCWFMAMINPQYRLSLDSQRTGIVQEYMPNWYRLFFVLQVFIVFTFASVAKLSDSWISGDFIQYKFASKASYPIIGDLLVTPWFQYLITYSGIVFDGLISPLLLWKRTRKIAFAALIGFNLFNSVIFQIGIFPYMMVALAIFFFEPDQIRKFFFKKGPDKQPSQVSTPSWVLYLFTAYFAWQIYLPLRHHWIEGDVLWTEEGHRLSWRMMLRSRSGSASFKVVDSQTGQEFSVRKKDYLTSKQSHKVSAHPDFAWQFAQFLHQEYLAKGVSDPQVYCQKSRLRINQGPYKTLIDPSVDLAHVPWDYLGHNAWVLLDGERKH